Proteins from a genomic interval of Osmia bicornis bicornis chromosome 13, iOsmBic2.1, whole genome shotgun sequence:
- the LOC114875868 gene encoding 26S proteasome non-ATPase regulatory subunit 2-like, which produces MLVSLCQLRLLMQTSTTSMTSVPKPLKYLKNSYEPLKNAYNKIQKKDVRRQLAEVISVLSLAAAPAGGKECLKYCLEGAVKNPGEWGHEYVRQLENEIVDEWTNSPVKDEDRIRQQLTPLAKSIVKFDMKHNAEIPGCDLCLEIDQLVFLNDYLDSTNFERVCRYLEGCAAYSEDMEKRQILQITFGYYLRFKEYCKAMLIALQLGDSNLVHQCLTACPDNLTRKQLAFILVRQRDSPLKKEYQGKDAPDIETILSNSHTNSHFQVLARELDIIEPKHPDDIYKTWLETSTVRRTEHDSARANLASSFVSGFVHAGFGQDKLMANAADSWVYKNKDHGMLSATASLGLIHMWDVDGGLVPIDKYLYTNDDFIKSGALLAIGLVNCGVRNECDPALALLSDYVLSDNATLRIGAVLGLGLAYAGSQRSDVTELLTGVLADKATTMEVVSLGAIAMGLINVGSADADISSTILQKLLELTPQELSSTYSRFLPLSLGMIYMGCRDIIDAPSAALEVLPDPYKLASQTMLQVCAYAGTGDVLIVQELLRICSEPVNGENVSNTSIRTSVTSGGDLRPRNGESSEKKTKKSEEKMEGSKDIGSSQAIAALGVAAVGLGEGKEDSRIFGQIGRYGPISARRAMPLALGLSFLSNPDLSVLDVLNKYSHDNDAEVTNNAIFALGLVGAGTNNARLATMLRQLACYHAKNPLHLFLVRISQGLVHLGKGTLSISPLRHASKVLDRTALAGLMVVLVAFLDNQNLILAKSHYLMYCLALAMEPRWLVTLDENLQSLPVSVRVGHAVDIVGKAGNPKSISAGYVHTTPTLLSYGEKAELALDEYEALSNVLEGFIILREKVAAS; this is translated from the exons ATGTTAGTGTCCTTATGTCAATTGAGACTTTTGATGCAAACATCAACTACCTCTATGACCTCAGTACCGAAACCCCTCAAGTACTTAAAGAACTCCTATGAACCCTTGAAGAATGCCTACAATAAAATCCAAAAGAAAGACGTGCGACGTCAATTAGCAGAAGTGATTAGCGTGTTATCACTGGCGGCAGCACCTGCTGGGGGTAAAGAATGCCTGAAATACTGTCTCGAAGGTGCAGTGAAGAATCCTGGGGAATGGGGTCACGAATATGTAAGgcaattagaaaatgaaattgtcgATGAATGGACGAATTCTCCCGTGAAAGATGAGGATCGTATAAG GCAACAGTTAACACCTTTGGCGAAAAGCATCGTCAAGTTCGACATGAAACACAACGCAGAGATACCAGGATGCGATCTATGCTTGGAAATCGATCAGCTAGTATTCCTCAATGATTATTTAGACAGCACGAATTTTGAGAGGGTCTGTCGTTATTTAGAAGGCTGTGCAGCCTACAG CGAGGACATGGAGAAAAGGCAGATACTTCAGATAACATTTGGATATTATTTAAGATTCAAAGAATACTGCAAAGCAATGTTAATTGCTCTACAACTTGGAGACTCGAACCTTGTGCACCAGTGCCTGACTGCATGCCCTGATAATCTCACCCGGAAGCAATTAGCGTTTATACTAGTCAGGCAACGG GATAGTCCTTTGAAGAAGGAGTACCAGGGCAAGGATGCACCGGATATAGAAACGATCCTAAGCAACAGTCACACGAATAGTCACTTCCAGGTACTCGCAAGGGAACTCGACATCATTGAACCCAAACACCCAGACGATATCTACAAAACCTGGCTGGAGACCAGCACGGTCAGAAGGACCGAGCACGACTCTGCCAGAGCGAACCTAGCTTCCAGTTTCGTTTCCGGTTTCGTTCACGCTGGATTCGGTCAGGATAAACTAATGGCCAACGCAGCAGATTCCTGGGTTTATAAGAACAAG GATCACGGAATGCTATCGGCTACAGCTTCCTTAGGGTTAATACACATGTGGGACGTGGATGGTGGTCTAGTACCGATCGACAA GTACCTTTATACGAACGATGACTTCATCAAATCAGGCGCCCTACTCGCTATAGGGCTGGTCAATTGCGGGGTTCGAAACGAATGTGACCCAGCATTAGCTCTTCTAAGCGATTACGTGCTGTCTGATAACGCCACATTAAGGATTGGAGCTGTTTTGGGACTGGGTTTGGCTTATGCTGGTTCGCAGAGGTCCGATGTCACCGAACTTCTAACTGGGGTTCTAGCGGACAAAGCGA CCACCATGGAAGTGGTATCCCTTGGTGCAATCGCGATGGGGTTAATAAACGTCGGTTCAGCCGATGCTGACATCTCTTCAACGATTCTACAGAAGCTACTAGAGCTAACACCCCAAGAACTATCCAGTACTTATTCCAG ATTTCTGCCTCTTTCGCTGGGGATGATCTACATGGGCTGCAGAGATATCATAGATGCTCCATCAGCTGCTCTCGAGGTTTTACCTGATCCCTACAAGCTGGCCTCTCAAACCATGCTGCAG GTGTGTGCGTACGCTGGGACAGGTGATGTGTTGATCGTGCAGGAATTGTTGCGAATTTGTTCAGAACCAGTGAATGGTGAAAATGTATCCAACACCTCTATTAGGACTTCGGTTACCAGTGGCGGTGATCTGCGACCTAGAAATGGCGAATCGTCAgagaagaaaacgaagaagTCAGAAGAAAAGATGGAAGGATCGAA GGATATTGGATCGTCTCAGGCTATAGCGGCTCTGGGCGTCGCTGCTGTTGGTCTGGGAGAAGGGAAGGAAGACTCGAGGATTTTCGGTCAG ATCGGCAGGTACGGTCCTATATCCGCGAGAAGAGCAATGCCACTTGCCCTAGGCTTGTCCTTCCTGTCCAATCCAGACCTATCAGTTTTGGacgttttaaataaatacagtCATGACAATGATGCTGAAGTTACGAACAACGCGATCTTCGCCCTTGGTCTAGTGGGTGCTGGAACAAATAACGCTCGTCTTGCTACCATGTTGAGACAGCTGGCTTGTTATCACGCGAAGAATCCTCTTCATCTGTTCCTCGTTCGAATATCCCAGGGGCTGGTGCATCTTGGAAAA GGAACGTTGTCCATATCTCCATTGCGGCATGCCTCCAAAGTCCTTGATCGAACTGCCTTGGCTGGACTGATGGTGGTCCTGGTAGCCTTCTTAGATAATCAGAACCTGATCCTGGCCAAATCTCATTACTTAATGTATTGTCTAGCTCTTGCAATGGAACCAAGGTGGTTGGTTACCTTGGATGAAAATTTGCAG AGTCTGCCAGTGTCGGTGAGGGTTGGTCACGCCGTGGACATCGTTGGAAAAGCTGGGAATCCTAAATCCATATCTGCTGGTTACGTTCATACGACTCCAACGTTGCTTTCCTATGGAGAAAAGGCAGAGCTTGCTTTAGACGAATACGAGGCGTTGTCCAATGTACTTGAAGGCTTCATTATTCTTCGAGAGAAGGTGGCTGCTTCGTAA